CCCAAGAGCGCCAAAATTAGCGGTCGCCTCAAAGCGATCGTCAACTGCCATAATGGATTTGAATTAGCCGAAAAAGACCTTCAATTAAGAGGACCTGGCGACTTCACGGGAGTTCGTCAATGGGGTTTGCCCGATTTGGTTATGTCGTCCCTGAACGACTTGGAATTAGTCAAACAAACCCGCCAAGCCGCGCGGACTGTTTTAGAAAAGAACCTCCTCACTCCCGCCCTCAAAGAAGAATTAAAAAAATTCCAAACAGCGCTCCATTTGGAGTGAAACGGGGGCTGCCCCCGCAACGGGAGCAGCCCCCAGATTCAAACCCTTGACAAAATATCTTTATGTGGTAGGATACAAGCAGTTCTTATAATTAACTTTTTTTCAAGGGGGGTATGAAATGAGATTAACAGAAAAAGAAGTAAAAAGATTGTTAGCGGCCGAAAGAGCAAGAACAGAAAAAGCAATCACGACGACTATATCAAAATCCTCGGCCGAACTTCGCGCAATTAGCGCGACAAAGGTAAAAAATTGTCGCAAGGATAACCATCCTATAATGATGATTATCCACAGCGGAAGAATTGCCCAATTGAGAAAATATTTGGGCAAAATTAAGCAAGCATTTGAGAATTTGGAAAATGGTAAATACGGCATCTGTCATGTTTGCGGATGTCAAATTCCAACAGCGCGCTTGCGAGTCTGTCCGGCAACAAACACATGTATCACCTGTAAAAAAACGCTTAAATTCGTCACGGCGCCAATAATAACATTGCGCCGCGAAACCAGGGCAGCAGCCCTCTAACTCAACAACAGGGGAAATGGTAAAAACGCCATTCCCCTGTTTTATTTTCCCCTATTTCTTACTTTTCGGCGTCACCCAAAATCCCATATACTTCCCAATCATTAACCGCGTTTGCGATTCCAATCCAGGGATAGCGCCAAAAAACAAAATCGTCACGGGAACTAAAATCCACTGGATAATCATGCTAAAATATTTCAGCCGCCCCTTAACGCCACTTTTGTATTTCTCTGGTCTTTTTGGCAAAAGCAAAGTGCTATAAATCGCGGACCCGACTAATCCAACCATCGCCAAAGTCATCAAAATTCTTGTCACGCGCGGCAAATTATATGATAAAACCGTCACATTAAATTCTTGTCCGCCCAAAGCCAAAGGGAGCCAGCCCAAAAAGAAAATCAGCAACGCGTTCGTCGCCCACGACCAAAATCCCTCCAACTGAATCCAGGTCCAATGAAATTTTTGCCGCCAAGGTATTTTTTTATTTTTCAAAAAACCAAAAAGGAGAAAAGGAATATTCTCCGCCCCCCAGCCCCATCGCCTCTGTTGCTTATAGACATTAAGACATGTTTTTAAAAACGACGAAGACAAATTAGCGTCCATTGAAACAGGGTAATTGAGCGGAATTGTTTGATATTTCCCGTCGTAAAAAAGCAAATTTTTCCAAAAAATCCGCGAATCCTCCGAAACAATATTGACCGACCAAAAATCAACATCAACCAACGCCTGAAAACTGACCGCTTGCGAAGAAAAAGTGGAGAGCCGTTCTGGTCTTTGCTGCTGGATCATCTGCCAAAATGTCCCTGAAGTCGCGACGACTCGAGAAACCGATGGCGCGTCCCAAATATTATTATTATAAACCGGAATCGGCTGATAACTTGAACGGGTCGGTTTTTTAGCAGTTAAATAATGATACGACAAACAAGAAAAATATCGCGGATAAACTTGCGTATCAATATCAAAACAAGAAACGACAATATTTTTATAAGGAATTTTCAACGGGTCAATAATTTTTTTCTTAACTTGGCGCGCGCCATATGAAGAATTTGAGCCCTTGCAAGCCATTTCGCCTGCGACGCCTTCGGGATGAACCGTAATCAAAAAGTCAAAAAAATATCCGCCAAATTCTTTTCTCGCTTTTCGCGCTCTATTTCTGGCAGACAAACCCGCCCTTTCTTCCACCGCTAAGACAACAATCATTTTGTCTTTTGGATAATCGGATTCAGTAATCGCCCGCAAGGTGGTTTGAATCACGGAGAGCGGCTCTTTGTAAACAGGCAAAACAATTAAATGATGTATTTTTTGCCATTTCTTACCGCCCAGAGATTTAACCTTGCCGAGCCAATCAACCGATAATTGCTTTTTCATCTGACGATAACTAATTCTCAAATGAAAAGAAAGATAAACTGTTTTCAAGAGCCAATAGACATCAAAAGCGATAATAAAAAAGGCCGCCCAAATCGGTTGAGCCCAAGACAAAAAAACAATCCCTAAAAGCGTCGCCCAAGCCAAAAATCCAGGCAAAATTTCCAAAGCCCGATAAACAATCCTCTCCCATCTCTTTTCTAAATCCCCCGCCTTCCCAATTTTTAAATAATATTTTTCAGATGGCAGCATATAAAAATCCTATCCCAAAACCAACCCCAACGCAAGCAAAATAAAAACCGCCGGCGTTTTTGCCGGCGGCATATTACAAAAAACTACAATGACATTTCAGCAGCCATAAACCGCGTTTTCGCGGCTACAGAATACTTTTTCCCATTTACGAATCCTTGCAGATGTTCCCTGCCTCCTTTTTCCACAAGACAAGCATCTGAAATTTTTACAAGTTCTTTCGCGGGTGTTCCATTCCCTTTTCGGGGAAGAATATTGACATAATTGTAAACAACCCCGCGACATAAACTTTCCACTGTGCATATTCGTTTATTTATTTGCCGCGCGACATTCTTTATGTCGTCCTCTGACATTTCGCCAAAAAATTCTTGGCTAACATCTGACCAATCCTGATACTTTTCCGAATTCATTTTTGTTTCGAAAAGAAAATCTTCTGAAAAATAAATGCTACCTTCATAAAATTCAACTACTGCCCCTCCGCCTAACACTCTTGTTACTTTATCAACTTCCATTTTACCCCCTTTTATATGATTATTAAATTTTTAAAAAACTAAACAAAGACCGCTGGTAGCCCTAAGGGGAATCGAACCCCTGTTGCCAGAATGAAAATCTGGAGTCCTAACCACTAGACGATAGGGCCGAAAAACTTGTCATATAATACAAGTTAGAATATGATTTGTAAAGATATGATTATTTTAGCCATTGAAACATCTTGCGACGATACGGGAGTTGCCGTGGTTGAAGCCGACTCAAAAGGATGTCTGATTTTATCTAATATCGTCTCGTCACAAATAAAAGTCCATGCTCCTTACGGCGGCGTCGTGCCTAATTTAGCCGCGCGCGCTCATTTAAAAAATATCAAACCCTGTTTTGAAAGGGCGCTCAAAGAAGCAAAAAATCCTAAAATTGATTTAATCGCCGTCACAGTCGGACCCGGACTTATCCCCTCTCTTTTAGTCGGCGTCAACTTCGCCAAAGCCCTCGCCTACGCCCAGAAAATACCGATTACGGGCGTCAACCATATAGAAGGCCATATCTACGCCAATTGGCTCCTGTCAATTCAAAATTCAAAATTTCCAATTCTCTGTCTCGTCGTGAGCGGGGGGCATACGCAATTGATTCTAATGGAAGGTTATGGAAAATACAAACTACTTGGAGAAACGCGAGATGACGCGGCGGGCGAAGCGTTTGATAAAACGGCGAAATTGCTCGGGCTCGGCTATCCAGGCGGACCAATTCTCGCCCAAAAAGCGAAAAAGGGAAACCCGCGCGCTTTTAATTTGCCCCGCCCAATGATTCGCGCGAACAATTTTGATTTTTCTTTTTCTGGATTAAAAACAGCCGTTCTTTATTTAGTCCGAGGCCTTAGGGACAGTCCCCAATCCTTGGGGACTGTCCCTATTTCTGATATCTGCGCCTCTTTCCAACAAGCTGCGATTGATGTCTTGGTTAGCAAAACAATAAGAGCCGCGAAAAAATACAAAACAAAAACAATTATGCTTTCGGGCGGCGTGGCAGCAAACCAAGAATTAAGAAAACAACTAAAAAACGAGATTGAAAAAAATCTCCCCAACGCTAACTTCCATGTCCCGCCCATAGAATTCTGCTGTGACAACGCCGCGATGATCGCTGCTGTTGCTGCTTTTGGGGGCTGCCCCCGTTGCGGGGGCAGCCCCCAAAAAATCCAAGCCAACGCTAATTTGAAATTAATTGCCTAGCAAACGGGGACAGTCCCCGTTGCGGGGACTGTCCCCATCAGGTACAATATAATAACGCCGATGAAAGAACTACCTACACAATATGAACCAAAAGAGAATGAGGATAAGATTTACCAACTTTGGGAAAAGTCGGGTTATTTTAATCCCGATAATCTTAAGACAAAGAAAACGGCTAAAACCTACACCATCGCCATCCCTCCTCCAAATGTGACTGGCGAGCTTCATATGGGGCACGCGCTAAACGCTTTTATTCAGGATGTTTTAATTCGCTGGAAAAGAATGCAAGGATTCAAAACGCTTTGGGTTCCGGGGACGGACCATGCCGGCATCGCCACGCAAAATGTTGTTGAAAAAAAATTAAAAAAAGAAGGACTCAACCGCCATATTTTAGGAAAAGAAAAATTCCTTGAGAAAATTTGGGAGTGGCGCGCGGAATACGGAAATTTGATTTTAGAACAATTGAAAAAAATGGGCTCCTCTTGCGACTGGAGCCGGACTGCTTTCACAATGGATGAAAGTTATCAAGACGCGGTCAAGGCGGCTTTTTTACATTACTACAAAAAAGGATGGATTTATCAAGGAGAAAGAGTTATCAACTGGTGCGTCAAATGCCAAACAAGTTTGTCCGACTTGGAACTTGAACACAAAGAAGAAAAAGGGCATTTATGGTATATTAAATATCCTCAAATAACCGTCGCGACCACTCGGCCGGAGACGATGTTAGGAGATACGGCGGTCGCGGTTAATCCGAGGGATAAGCGATACAAAAAATTAATTGGGCAAAAAATTATTCTTCCTTTAGTTGGACGAGAAATCCCCATAATCGCCGATCGAACCGTTGACCCAGAATTTGGAACAGGCGCGGTTAAAGTGACGCCCGCCCATTCTATGGCTGACGCGGAAATCGCCCTGCGAAACAATTTACCCACGATTCAAGTTATTAACACTCTCGGCAAAATGACGGAAAAAGCCGGCGCGCAATTTGAGGGCTTGTCTGTTTTAGACGCGAGACAAAAGGTTGTTGAAGAATTAGAAAAGGAAGGCCTTTTAGAAAAAACAGAAGATTATCTTCACCAAATCCCCCATTGCTATCGCTGCGACCGCGCAATTGAACCGCTCGTTAGTCAGCAATGGTTTTTAAAAATGGACGAACTCGCCAAAGTAGCGATGGAAGCGGTCGAAGGCGGGAAAGTTAAATTCCACCCGAAGCGATGGGAAAAAGTATATTTTGACTGGCTGAACAATATTAGGGATTGGTGTATTTCGCGGCAAATTTGGTGGGGGCATAAAATTCCCATTGATGGAGTTGACGATGTTTTAGACACTTGGTTTTCTTCAGCGCTCTGGCCTTTCGCAGTCTTGGGTTGGCCCAAAAAAACAAAAGATTTGCGGGAATTTTATCCGACGGACACTGTCAGCACCGCGCGCGATATTATTAATCTTTGGGTTTCCAGAATGATTTTTTCCGGGCTGGAATTTAACAAAAAACCTCCGTTTAAGGATGTTATCATTCACGCGACTATCTTAAACAAAGACGGGCAAAGAATGAGCAAATCGCTCGGAACCGGCCGCAATCCCTTGGAATTGGTCAGTCAATACGGCGCTGACGCGACGAGGTTCGGCATGATTTATCAGGTTTTAAACAATCAAGATATTAAATTCGCCGAAGAAAATATTTTAATGGGCAAAAAATTCGCTAATAAAATTTGGAACGCGAGCCGCTTTGCTCTGCAGCAAATCGGAAACGCAAAAATTAGCGTTCCAGACGCGAAATCATTGGCAAAAAACAAAAATCTGACCGCCGCCGATAAAAGAATTCTCAAAAAACTTAGCGCGATCACGAAAAAAATAGACAAAAATTTAGAAAATTTTCAATTTGGAAAAGCCGCCCATTCGCTTTATGATTTCTTCTGGCATGACTTCTGCGACAAATATATTGAAGAAGCGAAAAAACAAGATAATCTCCAAACAAAAAAAATCCTCGCTTTCGTTCTCCTTAATTCTCTAAAACTGCTTCATCCCTTTATGCCCTTCGTCACAGAAACAATCTACCAAAAACTCCCCTTCGCGAAAAGGGACTGCTTAATGGTTGAGGAATGGCCAAGGTAAAATTTTCAATTTCTAATTTTCAATTTTCAAATAATTTTCAATGAATTAATTTACTAATTTTCAAATAAGAAAAATAAGAAGAGAGTATAAAAAAATTTAGAGATTGAGAAATTAAAATGCCATTTGAAAATTTGGAAATTAAGAAATTATTTGAAAATTGAGAATTGAAAATTGAAAATTACGCCCCCATGCACTATTTTCTCTACATCTTCCTTGGTCTTCTTCCTAGTTTAATCTGGCTCTCTTTTTATTTAAGAAAAGACCAACGACCCGAGCCAAATTCAATCGTTTTAAAATTATTCTTTTGGGGAGTGCTTATCACTCCTTTTGCAATTGTTTTGGAACTACTTTTGGTTTGGGCGCTTAACCCAAACTTGCAATTTTGGTCTATCTTGTCTCAAATGCCCCAAAACGGATTTTTAAAAATTATTTTGGCGGCGACATTGGTTCCCGCCGTTGTTGAGGAGTATCTAAAATACGCCGTTGTTAGGTTTAAATTCCTCAAAGATTCAGAATTTGACGAGCCAACCGATGTGATGATATACTGTATTATAGTCGGCTTGGGATTTGCCGCTGTGGAAAACTTGCTCGTTTTATTTAAAATTCCATCATCGGATATTGGACAAGCGATTAGCGTCATCTCGCTCCGTTTTTTGGGAGCGACATTAGTCCACGCGCTCGCTTGCGGAATAGTCGGGTACTGGCTCGCCAAAGGACTGCTCCATTCCGATAACAGAAAGAAAATGGTTGCAATCGGGTTAGCCATTGCCATTACATTCCATAGTTGCTATAATTACCTTGTTGTCTCCATATCCCGAGCAACCGACTCTGAACAAAAATTATTATTCTTTTTTTCCGCCGCCATTTTTTTAATCGCGACCGCGCTTCTTGTTTCCTTTTATTTTCGCAAACTTAAAAAACATAAATCGGTTTGTAAATTATAATCTAAAAAAATATGCCAAAAAAATCATCATTTTTTGAAAAATTAACCGGCGCAAGTTGGTCGGAAGATAAGTTGTCCGCGGAAGAAAATATGGAAAAAGAAGAAAAGACCGAAGCAAGGCCCAAAAAAATAAAAACAAAAATGCGCAAAAAGGAAAAAATTTCAACCGCGGTTAATGTCCCTAAAAAAGAAGTCATTGCTGACAAAAAGGACGCGGGCGACTGGATGGCTGAATCCGAGGGACAGTTGACAATTGATGTTTATCAGACCCCTAACGAAATCGTGATTATGTCCACCATCGCCGGAGTTAAACCAGAAAACATTGATATTACGATGGCAAACGATATGATTACCATTAAAGGCAATCGCGAAAAAAGCGAGGATGTTAAAGAAGAAGATTATTATTACCAAGAATGTTATTGGGGACCTTTTTCCCGTTCGGTTATTCTTCCTATTGATGTCGAAGTTGACCATGCTCAAGCCTCAATGAAAAACGGAATTTTAACCATCAGATTGCCGAAAATAGAAAAGATAAAAACAAAGAAAATATCAATCAAGGCGGAATAAGATATAATTCTAACAAAGTTTAAAAACAGGAACATTCGTTCCTGTTTTTTGATACATGGGGGCAGCCCCCGCGACGGGGGCTGCCCCCATTCTTCTTTTATGCTATAATATACATCATGAAAAAAATCGCCATTATCTTTCTCGTTATCTTGATCGGCCTGATCTCTTCCACTTTTACCCTTCAAATAATTAACCAACAGAAAATCGCTTATGGAATTAAAATAGGCGGTTTTGAAATTGACGCGCGAGAGCCCCAAGCCGCGGCCGCGAATTTAGAAAACAGATGGAACGAATTTGCCGAACAGGAAATTGACTTTATCTTCCAAGAAAAAAAATGGTCTTCTAAAATAAGCGACTTGGGATTTGAAATTGATTCCCAAACAACGATTGAACAAGCGAAACAAATCGGAAATCGTTCAAATTTTTTTTATGAAATAAAGGAACAATTTTTCGCCTTAGTGGGACGCGAAAATATACCAGTAAGATACAAAATCAACGAAGAAAAATTTATAGACCAAACAAAGGAAATTTTTAAAGAAATTGAAAAACCGGCGACAGACGCTTCAATTTTCTTTAACGAAGAAATTGACGATTTTTCCCTAAAACATTCAAGCGACGGGACGGTCATTGAAAGAGAACAGTTGTTAAACGACTTACTCAATCAATTCCAATCATTTTCTAGTCAATCAATTGAGTTAAAATTATTACCCGATGAGCCCGAAGTAAAAAACGACGAAACTGGTCTGGTATTAGAAAAAGCCCAACTAATCTTGGCTAATCAACCCTATTCTTTAATTTTTGAAAATAGCTCATGGACAATTGGCAAAGAGATAATTATTGACTGGCTTGAATTCAGCGCCATTAAAGAAGAAAATTCGGATAATCAGATACTTGGCATCGCGTTGGATAAAGATAAGATAGAAAAATATTTAAACAGCATCGCCAAAACAATTGACCGTCCCGCCGCCGACGCTCAATTAGAGACCGAAGAAAATAAGGCAATCATTTTTGTTCCCGCCCAAGAAGGTTTCGCGGTAAAAAAATCGCAAACAATTGAACGGCTCATCGCAAATATATTATCCGACCCGCCGGTTAAAAAGACAACCATCATTGCCGACAAGGCGTCGCCTAAAATTACTTTAGAAAAAACGAATCAACTTGGCGTTAACGCCCTCGTCGGACAAGGAACTTCAAATTTCGCTGGTTCGCCAAATAACCGCATTCATAATATAAAAACCGGAGCCACCAAATTTAACGGACTAATCTTAACCCCCGGCGAAGAATTTTCTTTTAATAATCTTTTGGGCGGAAGCGGAGCCGAACAGGGATTTTTGCCCGAATTGGTTATTAAAAACTATCAAACAATTCCCGAATACGGAGGCGGGCTTTGCCAAATATCAACAACCTTTTTCCGCGCCGCCGTCAATTCTGGGTTAAAAATCACCGAAAGAAAAGCCCACGCTTTCCCTGTTGTCTATTACAGCCCCCAGGGATTTGACGCGACTATTTACGAACCCAAACCCGACTTGCGTTTTATCAATAACACCCCGTCGCATTTGCTTATTCAAACCGCGATTGAGGGGACGAAACTAACCATAAATTTTTACGCGACGGATGACGGCAGAAAAGTCAAAATTGACGGCCCTTATACTTTAGAAAAAAAAGAAAACGGCTCAATGAAAGCCGTCCTTACGCAGAAAGTTTACGACGCAAACGGAGAAATAACTGAAGAACAAATATTCTACTCCAACTACAACTCCCCCAACGCCTACACAACCCCCACCAACTAAAATTCGGCTATCCGATAGCCGAACAAATTGTGCGGACGGTGGGATTCGAACCCACACGAGATTTCTCTCAATAGGTCCTAAACCTATCATGTCTACCGTTCCATCACGCCCGCTCTTGCTTTATTCTAAAATAAATCTCGCTTAAAGGCAACAGGATTTAGGGACAGTCCCCGCAGCAGGGACTGTCCCTAAATTATTACCTAAAAAAACTTGACATTTTTAATTATTTGAGGCACAATAGGGTTATGTTTTAGGGACGAGAAAAAAGGACGGACTTGCCTAAAGCAAGTTCCTTAAAAAAATAATATACAGACAAAGGAGGAGAAAAATGTTTGAAATAAAAGAGATGGGAAAGGATGGAAAAGTAACAGTAGTAGTAAAAGCAGGAAAACCCCTCTTGAACTCAACGGCATTGTGTATTGTAGGGGTAATAGCTGTAAGCGCGCTTTTGGGCGGCGCGTTGATTGATTGGCTCGCTTTTACTTATTTGGGGCTTGCCGCAATTCTTGCGGTATTAGCGTTAAATGCAATCATTCTTCTTCCAACTGCGTACTTCGGGATACCCAGTAGATTTGGAAAAAGAATCTACAAAAAAAACAGCGACCCTGTAATGTTAGAGGAAGGCATAAATTTTCGTTGGCCATTAATAGAAGATCTATTGTCCCAAAACACTAAATCCAAAAAGCTATTAACACAAGAAGTCACCACTAAAGCGCTAAGCAGGGACAAGTTAGAAGTTACGGTTGAAGGATCCGTGCAGTACAGAATCGCCAATCTCGACACTCATGTTGAAATGACCGAAAAAACCATGGAAAAAGGCATGGTGGGGGCGATTGAATCCGAACTCGGTAAGATATGCGGAGTAAAAGAAGCAGATGTCTTCGTTGATGAACGAACGGAGATAGAGTTTTTAATCAAGTGCGTTCTTCAGTTAGAAAGACCGCCTCATCATTACATTGACGAAGCGAAAGAAATTGAAAAAGTTAAAGATGAGGCGAAAATCAGCAAAACACGGGTTGGCTCGGACGAAAAAGAAATTAAAGAAACAGACACACTCAAAGTAATAGCAAGCAATGTGATGGGTCTTGTCTTGAAAAAAGAAAACATCCCACGCTATGAGCAGAAGTTAGGGGAAACAAGGATTAAAGAGTTAGTCGAAAAGCTGTCTCCCGAAAAGTGGAAACTGGAAAAAGAAAAAGAACTTAATAAATTTGAGAAGTATGACATTGACATTATCCGTTTTTATAAGGAGAATGCCACTCGTATAAAGCTTTTATTTGAATTTGAACGAGATTCCGAAGTTGAAAAACTTTACGGAATCAAAATAGCCACATTTAGAGTTGAAAAACTCAACTTTTCAGAAGAAGCTCAAAAGGCTTTTGAAAAGACGCGGGCCGCAAAAGCCGAAATGATGGCGGCAGAAGAAAGATTTCAGAAAAAAACAGAAATGTTGAAGGAGTATACCCAGTTAACGAAGGGCTCTTTAACAGAAGCTGTTAATTTGACCGAAACAACAGCAGATGTGAAGGGAATCACCCGCCAGATAATTTCCGTGGAAGGATCAAAGGAATCCGATTTGCTCGCG
This genomic stretch from Patescibacteria group bacterium harbors:
- the tsaD gene encoding tRNA (adenosine(37)-N6)-threonylcarbamoyltransferase complex transferase subunit TsaD, with the protein product MICKDMIILAIETSCDDTGVAVVEADSKGCLILSNIVSSQIKVHAPYGGVVPNLAARAHLKNIKPCFERALKEAKNPKIDLIAVTVGPGLIPSLLVGVNFAKALAYAQKIPITGVNHIEGHIYANWLLSIQNSKFPILCLVVSGGHTQLILMEGYGKYKLLGETRDDAAGEAFDKTAKLLGLGYPGGPILAQKAKKGNPRAFNLPRPMIRANNFDFSFSGLKTAVLYLVRGLRDSPQSLGTVPISDICASFQQAAIDVLVSKTIRAAKKYKTKTIMLSGGVAANQELRKQLKNEIEKNLPNANFHVPPIEFCCDNAAMIAAVAAFGGCPRCGGSPQKIQANANLKLIA
- a CDS encoding glycosyltransferase family 2 protein, coding for MLPSEKYYLKIGKAGDLEKRWERIVYRALEILPGFLAWATLLGIVFLSWAQPIWAAFFIIAFDVYWLLKTVYLSFHLRISYRQMKKQLSVDWLGKVKSLGGKKWQKIHHLIVLPVYKEPLSVIQTTLRAITESDYPKDKMIVVLAVEERAGLSARNRARKARKEFGGYFFDFLITVHPEGVAGEMACKGSNSSYGARQVKKKIIDPLKIPYKNIVVSCFDIDTQVYPRYFSCLSYHYLTAKKPTRSSYQPIPVYNNNIWDAPSVSRVVATSGTFWQMIQQQRPERLSTFSSQAVSFQALVDVDFWSVNIVSEDSRIFWKNLLFYDGKYQTIPLNYPVSMDANLSSSFLKTCLNVYKQQRRWGWGAENIPFLLFGFLKNKKIPWRQKFHWTWIQLEGFWSWATNALLIFFLGWLPLALGGQEFNVTVLSYNLPRVTRILMTLAMVGLVGSAIYSTLLLPKRPEKYKSGVKGRLKYFSMIIQWILVPVTILFFGAIPGLESQTRLMIGKYMGFWVTPKSKK
- a CDS encoding PrsW family intramembrane metalloprotease, with product MKIENYAPMHYFLYIFLGLLPSLIWLSFYLRKDQRPEPNSIVLKLFFWGVLITPFAIVLELLLVWALNPNLQFWSILSQMPQNGFLKIILAATLVPAVVEEYLKYAVVRFKFLKDSEFDEPTDVMIYCIIVGLGFAAVENLLVLFKIPSSDIGQAISVISLRFLGATLVHALACGIVGYWLAKGLLHSDNRKKMVAIGLAIAITFHSCYNYLVVSISRATDSEQKLLFFFSAAIFLIATALLVSFYFRKLKKHKSVCKL
- a CDS encoding VanW family protein, with protein sequence MKKIAIIFLVILIGLISSTFTLQIINQQKIAYGIKIGGFEIDAREPQAAAANLENRWNEFAEQEIDFIFQEKKWSSKISDLGFEIDSQTTIEQAKQIGNRSNFFYEIKEQFFALVGRENIPVRYKINEEKFIDQTKEIFKEIEKPATDASIFFNEEIDDFSLKHSSDGTVIEREQLLNDLLNQFQSFSSQSIELKLLPDEPEVKNDETGLVLEKAQLILANQPYSLIFENSSWTIGKEIIIDWLEFSAIKEENSDNQILGIALDKDKIEKYLNSIAKTIDRPAADAQLETEENKAIIFVPAQEGFAVKKSQTIERLIANILSDPPVKKTTIIADKASPKITLEKTNQLGVNALVGQGTSNFAGSPNNRIHNIKTGATKFNGLILTPGEEFSFNNLLGGSGAEQGFLPELVIKNYQTIPEYGGGLCQISTTFFRAAVNSGLKITERKAHAFPVVYYSPQGFDATIYEPKPDLRFINNTPSHLLIQTAIEGTKLTINFYATDDGRKVKIDGPYTLEKKENGSMKAVLTQKVYDANGEITEEQIFYSNYNSPNAYTTPTN
- a CDS encoding TraR/DksA C4-type zinc finger protein produces the protein MRLTEKEVKRLLAAERARTEKAITTTISKSSAELRAISATKVKNCRKDNHPIMMIIHSGRIAQLRKYLGKIKQAFENLENGKYGICHVCGCQIPTARLRVCPATNTCITCKKTLKFVTAPIITLRRETRAAAL
- a CDS encoding Hsp20/alpha crystallin family protein; translated protein: MPKKSSFFEKLTGASWSEDKLSAEENMEKEEKTEARPKKIKTKMRKKEKISTAVNVPKKEVIADKKDAGDWMAESEGQLTIDVYQTPNEIVIMSTIAGVKPENIDITMANDMITIKGNREKSEDVKEEDYYYQECYWGPFSRSVILPIDVEVDHAQASMKNGILTIRLPKIEKIKTKKISIKAE
- a CDS encoding valine--tRNA ligase, whose protein sequence is MKELPTQYEPKENEDKIYQLWEKSGYFNPDNLKTKKTAKTYTIAIPPPNVTGELHMGHALNAFIQDVLIRWKRMQGFKTLWVPGTDHAGIATQNVVEKKLKKEGLNRHILGKEKFLEKIWEWRAEYGNLILEQLKKMGSSCDWSRTAFTMDESYQDAVKAAFLHYYKKGWIYQGERVINWCVKCQTSLSDLELEHKEEKGHLWYIKYPQITVATTRPETMLGDTAVAVNPRDKRYKKLIGQKIILPLVGREIPIIADRTVDPEFGTGAVKVTPAHSMADAEIALRNNLPTIQVINTLGKMTEKAGAQFEGLSVLDARQKVVEELEKEGLLEKTEDYLHQIPHCYRCDRAIEPLVSQQWFLKMDELAKVAMEAVEGGKVKFHPKRWEKVYFDWLNNIRDWCISRQIWWGHKIPIDGVDDVLDTWFSSALWPFAVLGWPKKTKDLREFYPTDTVSTARDIINLWVSRMIFSGLEFNKKPPFKDVIIHATILNKDGQRMSKSLGTGRNPLELVSQYGADATRFGMIYQVLNNQDIKFAEENILMGKKFANKIWNASRFALQQIGNAKISVPDAKSLAKNKNLTAADKRILKKLSAITKKIDKNLENFQFGKAAHSLYDFFWHDFCDKYIEEAKKQDNLQTKKILAFVLLNSLKLLHPFMPFVTETIYQKLPFAKRDCLMVEEWPR